A single window of Vibrio gazogenes DNA harbors:
- a CDS encoding toxin VasX, whose protein sequence is MACTCDHNKLLLIEVTGTQHEPQQDFAFYDLTDMTQQSALEGKKYTDKALAETTIYGWDWCKEKENRNVWLSVKASDGPIMLPLFDNVSYTQRIAKGPQKYQLHSFIPLTLLPTFKEHATPEERIAPLRDGYLYIAYNGKIWREIQISATDDGKPCFKDTNLFAYRQGRDKPVKTETKREVTGEALKEIWYPAKENGRKTNIRMAFSEVQWSGARINRLEANPSELNQRMEKIEENSEQIRVIRAEAKKQEKPLPEMREREMAIEVLLGEPRLFSRDLAGSWLKSSYESTKSEIENARKDGSIALSQYRNRIQNTQDEHLYDMMLRQTALSEIIGAETKESVKIPSWNIDSVSDYLTDAKKRFLRGIVLTDPLFELRHLSYLIKSGVSEIGMLLKDASIQPYFKSAELVQRFFVPKKWGKTENPYHDFIDTRHFDSSPGGLFRRTMRLTERMLCFNNVQTLQKQLASHLKAESLVTVLKDITSLDDTNAGGVYPLIGNAISALSLQIGAIDTLGYGEEGHDNPNPNLPQLEQLLSNDRTHPLHELLFTENGQVTLDGEYTPPKGKNDGSGLCTAENIARWADKNLLVKPDKIEVAELNSLFPSDIDTFPTARRIAGVVDGMMRDYFIAVAEIMRGLAHASTSSVNFETVYVPLLSTLKSIGPTALGKIELTDIDKVKAGYLVIGVEGQGLKMGITDADREFLAKQKGRNPFRRVYDSNGKLVLTTNKKTADAALKQVTTETAESPALHPKGKFKVVVVPDEADGIGAIYSKPATKRTIKDFAKSKSIAEAYEKFRVPHFMVVIEVMNLLITYKNLDKNIQEGKHIAYVGINMFSALADLSVASAHSANMLLGMESTFTKAVNTPLFNFTDDAAIFLKEAGLKTIYSRLFVASTAAGLLTAGIAIYDSFQLWDKHDDDAATAMMAVGVGTAMAAIGAIAAEGTFLSALGPWGIAIAVIGGIFYMFLIDTPYETWLKNGPFSTDPDNDYAHLQDPETAFQRLLGLLIRFEVNLYEIQKQVRLSEQEKAEWQQAGVTHILWVRSNLGQLLNQEKETSLMYVRQAIMEHKSHLVDTASRTEYVYTHTLIDIDKHNTQPMKRESTADGDLYGYQFSKSVPKDRTDNGFLYSKRDIYRYEPGFLARAQFVINDVTFPTPALDDSASSPKPGHGLLPTFKMDEDEDKAWLRYQLPEVKEESQ, encoded by the coding sequence ATGGCTTGTACATGTGATCATAACAAACTGCTGTTGATCGAAGTCACCGGAACCCAACATGAACCCCAGCAAGATTTTGCATTCTATGACCTGACCGATATGACCCAACAATCAGCGCTGGAGGGAAAGAAGTATACCGACAAAGCCCTCGCTGAAACAACGATTTACGGCTGGGACTGGTGCAAAGAAAAAGAAAACCGCAATGTCTGGCTCTCTGTGAAAGCCAGCGACGGCCCGATCATGCTACCGTTGTTCGACAATGTCAGCTATACCCAACGCATTGCCAAAGGCCCGCAGAAATATCAGCTTCATTCATTTATTCCGTTGACCCTATTACCGACATTTAAAGAGCACGCGACTCCTGAAGAGCGCATAGCCCCGCTCCGTGACGGTTACCTCTATATTGCTTATAACGGCAAAATCTGGCGGGAAATCCAAATTTCAGCGACAGATGACGGAAAGCCCTGTTTCAAAGACACTAACCTATTTGCTTATCGGCAAGGCCGAGATAAGCCGGTCAAAACAGAGACGAAACGTGAAGTCACGGGCGAAGCGTTAAAAGAGATTTGGTACCCGGCCAAAGAGAATGGCCGCAAAACCAATATCCGAATGGCCTTCTCCGAAGTGCAATGGAGTGGCGCTCGGATCAACCGCCTGGAAGCAAATCCATCCGAGTTGAATCAGCGGATGGAAAAAATCGAAGAAAATTCAGAGCAGATTCGGGTTATTCGGGCAGAAGCCAAAAAACAAGAAAAGCCATTACCTGAGATGCGAGAAAGAGAGATGGCTATAGAGGTGCTTTTAGGTGAACCTCGTTTGTTTAGTCGTGATCTAGCTGGTAGCTGGCTAAAAAGCTCCTATGAAAGTACAAAGTCTGAAATAGAAAATGCTCGAAAAGATGGCTCTATTGCACTAAGCCAATATAGAAATCGTATTCAAAACACACAAGATGAGCATCTCTATGACATGATGCTTAGGCAAACAGCGCTGAGCGAGATTATTGGCGCAGAGACAAAAGAATCCGTTAAAATTCCATCGTGGAATATCGACTCAGTGAGTGATTATCTGACTGATGCCAAAAAACGGTTTTTAAGAGGCATTGTTCTGACCGATCCTCTGTTTGAACTCCGGCATTTGAGCTATCTAATCAAATCCGGTGTGAGTGAAATTGGGATGTTACTGAAAGATGCTTCAATACAGCCTTATTTTAAAAGTGCCGAGTTGGTTCAGCGGTTTTTTGTCCCCAAAAAATGGGGAAAAACAGAAAATCCATATCACGATTTTATCGATACTCGACATTTCGATAGCAGCCCCGGTGGGCTATTTCGCCGTACCATGCGACTGACGGAGAGAATGTTGTGTTTTAACAATGTACAAACATTGCAAAAACAGTTAGCGAGCCACTTAAAAGCTGAATCACTCGTCACGGTTCTCAAAGATATCACATCTTTAGATGATACGAATGCCGGTGGGGTTTATCCGCTCATAGGAAATGCGATCAGTGCACTAAGTCTACAAATTGGTGCAATTGATACGCTTGGATATGGCGAAGAGGGACATGACAACCCAAATCCAAATCTCCCTCAGCTGGAACAATTACTGAGTAACGACCGCACCCACCCATTACATGAGTTATTGTTTACAGAGAATGGGCAAGTCACGCTTGATGGCGAATACACCCCTCCTAAAGGCAAGAACGATGGTTCAGGTCTTTGTACTGCTGAAAATATAGCTCGCTGGGCTGATAAAAACCTGCTTGTAAAGCCAGACAAAATAGAAGTCGCCGAGTTAAACTCATTATTTCCAAGCGACATTGATACATTCCCGACAGCACGCCGGATCGCGGGGGTCGTCGATGGAATGATGCGAGATTACTTTATTGCTGTTGCCGAAATTATGCGAGGGCTCGCGCATGCCTCAACGTCATCTGTCAATTTCGAAACTGTCTATGTACCGCTTCTTTCAACCCTAAAAAGTATTGGCCCGACAGCACTGGGAAAAATTGAGCTAACTGATATTGATAAGGTTAAAGCTGGTTATCTCGTGATTGGTGTTGAGGGACAAGGACTCAAAATGGGGATAACAGATGCGGATCGAGAGTTTCTTGCCAAACAGAAAGGGCGCAATCCTTTCCGCCGAGTGTATGACTCAAACGGGAAACTCGTCTTAACCACCAATAAAAAAACCGCAGACGCGGCTCTAAAGCAAGTTACCACTGAAACCGCAGAAAGCCCTGCGTTGCATCCCAAGGGAAAATTTAAAGTTGTTGTTGTGCCGGATGAAGCAGATGGTATTGGTGCGATTTATAGTAAACCGGCAACCAAACGTACAATCAAAGATTTTGCAAAAAGTAAAAGTATTGCTGAAGCTTACGAAAAGTTTCGAGTACCACACTTTATGGTGGTTATTGAAGTAATGAATTTACTCATAACTTACAAAAATTTGGATAAAAACATTCAAGAGGGAAAACATATTGCATATGTTGGTATTAACATGTTTAGCGCATTAGCTGATCTTAGTGTAGCCTCAGCACATAGCGCTAACATGTTATTAGGAATGGAGTCAACTTTCACCAAGGCAGTTAATACTCCATTATTTAATTTTACCGATGATGCAGCCATTTTTCTAAAAGAAGCTGGTTTAAAGACCATCTATTCTCGATTATTTGTTGCTAGTACTGCTGCTGGATTATTAACTGCAGGCATTGCGATTTATGACTCTTTTCAGCTGTGGGATAAACATGATGATGATGCAGCCACTGCGATGATGGCTGTCGGAGTTGGGACGGCAATGGCCGCAATTGGTGCTATTGCGGCAGAAGGGACATTTTTATCAGCACTAGGCCCATGGGGGATCGCAATCGCGGTGATTGGCGGTATTTTCTACATGTTCCTTATCGATACACCTTATGAGACTTGGTTAAAAAACGGCCCTTTTAGCACAGATCCGGACAATGACTATGCCCACCTCCAAGATCCGGAGACCGCATTCCAGCGTTTACTCGGGCTATTAATTCGCTTTGAAGTGAATCTGTATGAGATTCAGAAGCAAGTTCGACTCTCAGAGCAAGAGAAGGCCGAATGGCAGCAGGCCGGTGTCACCCATATATTATGGGTTCGCTCTAATCTTGGCCAACTACTTAATCAGGAGAAAGAAACGTCTTTAATGTATGTCCGGCAAGCCATTATGGAGCACAAAAGCCATTTGGTGGATACTGCGAGTCGCACCGAATATGTCTACACGCATACCTTAATCGACATTGATAAACACAATACGCAACCGATGAAGCGTGAATCAACGGCTGACGGGGATTTATATGGCTATCAATTCAGCAAGTCCGTCCCCAAAGATAGAACTGACAATGGTTTTTTATACTCTAAACGAGATATTTATCGTTATGAGCCGGGGTTCCTTGCCCGGGCGCAGTTTGTGATTAATGACGTTACATTCCCGACACCGGCATTAGACGATTCAGCGTCCTCTCCCAAACCGGGACATGGTTTATTGCCGACTTTCAAAATGGATGAAGATGAAGATAAAGCCTGGCTGCGCTACCAGTTACCGGAAGTAAAAGAGGAATCACAATGA
- a CDS encoding tetratricopeptide repeat protein, producing the protein MKINKRLIYKTLFTLIGIIILAVGGFMAYLMIPSGFQSRQAEGPKVLTELLKMAEESQPFNPDPYISSTYRPGDPLYEPVLAIQRDRWDIAKKLLQPLVEQGNADAMYWLAHISGGSIYAGEEIARLFRKSAELGNPYAALRLDVSSEDCSLYLRGYCDPKWGKLGRKLLQEQAAQGDKKAEYYLLQYDENSSEEVHKELERLVTENAKNHYYQPLMRLIYDYTSRSYLPFLEKNEPLSLENKKLIIKLSKLAANNNFLPLVNNTIYSNVDLISHSYMSKLVKHTIYNYSNLYVCRNYYSDIDNSDRDNIIMGAACSIVDDTLQNETDNMTIYNYSINNNNIKPLTKDELTKAQSIAEEIIKNMTPAIYIDEMNTRP; encoded by the coding sequence ATGAAGATCAATAAGCGACTGATTTACAAAACACTCTTTACCCTAATTGGCATTATCATCTTAGCCGTAGGTGGCTTTATGGCCTACCTGATGATTCCTTCCGGCTTTCAATCCCGCCAAGCGGAAGGCCCCAAGGTATTGACGGAACTGCTGAAAATGGCTGAAGAAAGTCAGCCATTTAACCCTGACCCGTATATCTCCAGCACCTATCGCCCCGGAGATCCGCTGTATGAGCCCGTACTGGCAATTCAACGTGATCGCTGGGATATAGCAAAAAAACTCCTGCAACCCTTAGTTGAACAAGGCAATGCTGATGCAATGTATTGGCTGGCTCATATCTCTGGGGGCAGTATCTACGCAGGTGAAGAAATTGCTCGTCTATTCCGGAAATCCGCTGAATTGGGCAACCCTTATGCAGCTCTTCGTTTGGATGTCAGCAGTGAAGATTGCAGCCTTTATCTTCGCGGCTACTGCGACCCGAAATGGGGAAAACTTGGGAGAAAATTGCTTCAAGAGCAGGCAGCTCAAGGCGATAAAAAAGCGGAATATTACCTGCTTCAGTATGATGAAAACAGCTCAGAAGAGGTGCATAAAGAGCTGGAACGACTAGTTACTGAAAATGCCAAGAATCATTATTATCAGCCATTAATGAGATTAATCTATGACTATACCAGCAGATCATACCTACCATTTTTAGAAAAAAATGAACCATTATCTTTGGAGAACAAAAAATTAATAATAAAATTATCAAAGTTAGCTGCAAACAATAACTTCCTCCCATTGGTGAATAACACTATATATAGCAATGTGGATTTAATCTCTCATTCTTATATGTCAAAACTAGTTAAGCACACTATATATAACTATAGTAATTTATATGTATGTAGAAATTACTATTCTGATATAGATAACAGTGACAGAGATAATATAATTATGGGAGCAGCATGTTCAATTGTTGATGATACATTGCAAAATGAAACGGATAACATGACAATATATAACTATTCTATAAATAACAATAACATCAAACCATTGACGAAAGATGAATTAACAAAGGCTCAATCGATAGCAGAAGAAATTATTAAAAACATGACTCCTGCCATTTATATCGACGAAATGAACACAAGACCATAA
- a CDS encoding tetratricopeptide repeat protein, which yields MKINKRLIYKTLFTLIGIIILAVGGFMAYLMIPSGFQSRQAEGPKVLTELLKMAEESQPFNPDPYISSTYRPGDPLYEPVLAIQRDRWDIAKKLLQPLVEQGNADAMYWLAHISGGSIYAGEEIARLFRKSAELGNPYAALRLDVSSEDCSLYLRGYCDPKWGKLGRKLLQEQAAQGDKKAEYYLLQYDENSSEEVHKKLEQLVTENAKNHYYQPLMNMIIDYSIQSYLTYFQKEKNISSEDKENLNNLSILMVKNNFSPAIGGIFYTKNIKKPNMYMHHYFKIGGNWSTCENYYKKMIYKSRSNVIDAVTCIIIGNIFKSTNDWNSYDIREAENDWGIQFINEDLEKNGKDSLSEKEMDLIRKRVIKIVKEMTPMIYIDEMNPRP from the coding sequence ATGAAGATCAATAAGCGACTGATTTACAAAACACTCTTTACCCTAATTGGCATTATCATCTTAGCCGTAGGTGGCTTTATGGCCTACCTGATGATTCCTTCCGGCTTTCAATCCCGCCAAGCGGAAGGCCCCAAGGTATTGACGGAACTGCTGAAAATGGCTGAAGAAAGTCAGCCATTTAACCCTGACCCGTATATCTCCAGCACCTATCGCCCCGGAGATCCGCTGTATGAGCCCGTACTGGCAATTCAACGTGATCGCTGGGATATAGCAAAAAAACTCCTGCAACCCTTAGTTGAACAAGGCAATGCTGATGCAATGTATTGGCTGGCTCATATCTCTGGGGGCAGTATCTACGCAGGTGAAGAAATTGCTCGTCTATTCCGGAAATCCGCTGAATTGGGCAACCCTTATGCAGCTCTTCGTTTGGATGTCAGCAGTGAAGATTGCAGCCTTTATCTTCGCGGCTACTGCGACCCGAAATGGGGAAAACTTGGGAGAAAATTGCTTCAAGAGCAGGCAGCTCAAGGCGATAAAAAAGCGGAATATTACCTGCTTCAGTATGATGAAAACAGCTCAGAAGAAGTGCATAAAAAACTGGAGCAATTAGTCACTGAAAATGCCAAGAATCATTATTATCAACCATTAATGAATATGATTATTGATTATTCAATTCAATCTTATTTGACCTATTTCCAAAAAGAAAAAAATATATCTTCCGAAGATAAAGAGAATCTTAATAATTTATCTATATTGATGGTAAAAAATAATTTCTCACCTGCTATTGGAGGTATTTTTTATACAAAAAACATAAAAAAACCTAACATGTACATGCACCATTACTTCAAAATTGGCGGAAATTGGTCTACATGTGAAAATTATTACAAGAAAATGATATACAAATCCAGAAGTAATGTAATAGATGCTGTAACATGTATTATTATTGGTAACATATTTAAATCTACTAATGATTGGAATTCTTATGATATAAGAGAAGCGGAAAATGATTGGGGCATTCAGTTTATTAATGAGGATCTAGAAAAAAATGGTAAAGATTCATTAAGTGAAAAAGAAATGGATTTAATTAGAAAAAGAGTAATAAAAATAGTTAAAGAAATGACACCAATGATTTATATCGACGAAATGAATCCAAGGCCATAA
- a CDS encoding tetratricopeptide repeat protein, whose product MKINKRLIYKTLFTLIGIVILAIGGFMAYLMIPSGFQSRQAEGPKVLTELLKMAEKSQPFNPDPYISSTYRPGDPLYEPLLYIQRHRQGKAEDLLKPLVEQGNPDAMYWLAHITYDDSYYSSGPAAKLFQKSAALGNPYAALRLDINDHECQMFMGGYCDKKWGELGRKLLQERAEQGDKKAAYYLLQYDENSSEEVHKKLEKLVTENAKNHYYQPLMRLMKSYKDRMYLTFFNRRETISSEENKYIYELAFLPVNNNFPPAMTNIVFFNRNFYKKPYLLKVIKQSIMINTEPFLCIRYYTEVDNIDRNHIIDSAACAIASDQLENRDDNLRRFNYILKENNLNPLTELEFNNSHNKAQEIINNMTPVIYIDEMNPKP is encoded by the coding sequence ATGAAGATCAATAAGCGACTGATTTACAAGACACTCTTTACCTTAATTGGTATTGTTATCTTAGCCATAGGTGGCTTTATGGCCTACCTAATGATTCCATCTGGCTTTCAGTCCCGCCAAGCGGAAGGCCCCAAGGTGTTGACGGAACTGTTGAAAATGGCTGAAAAAAGCCAGCCATTTAACCCGGATCCGTATATCTCCAGCACCTATCGCCCCGGAGATCCACTGTATGAGCCCTTGCTGTATATTCAAAGACATCGGCAGGGAAAAGCCGAAGATCTGTTGAAACCATTAGTCGAGCAAGGTAACCCAGATGCCATGTATTGGCTGGCTCATATCACCTATGACGATAGTTACTACTCCAGTGGCCCGGCAGCGAAATTATTCCAGAAATCAGCGGCGCTGGGTAACCCGTATGCTGCATTACGGTTAGATATCAATGACCATGAGTGTCAGATGTTTATGGGCGGTTACTGTGATAAAAAATGGGGTGAACTCGGGCGTAAGCTACTGCAAGAGCGCGCTGAGCAAGGTGATAAAAAAGCAGCATATTATCTGCTTCAGTATGATGAAAATAGCTCAGAAGAGGTACATAAGAAGTTAGAGAAACTCGTTACAGAGAATGCTAAGAATCATTATTACCAGCCATTGATGAGACTTATGAAGAGTTATAAAGATAGAATGTATTTAACTTTTTTCAATAGAAGGGAGACTATTTCTTCTGAAGAAAACAAGTATATATATGAGCTAGCATTCCTTCCAGTCAATAACAACTTCCCACCAGCAATGACAAACATTGTTTTTTTCAATAGAAACTTCTATAAAAAACCATATTTATTAAAAGTAATCAAGCAAAGTATAATGATAAATACAGAACCATTCCTATGTATAAGATACTATACAGAAGTTGACAATATTGACAGAAATCACATTATAGATAGTGCAGCATGTGCTATTGCTTCAGATCAATTAGAGAACAGAGATGATAACTTAAGAAGGTTTAATTATATTCTTAAAGAAAACAACTTAAATCCTTTGACTGAATTAGAATTTAATAATTCTCATAATAAAGCACAAGAAATAATAAATAATATGACTCCTGTTATCTATATCGATGAAATGAATCCAAAACCATAA